A stretch of Drosophila gunungcola strain Sukarami chromosome 3L unlocalized genomic scaffold, Dgunungcola_SK_2 000002F, whole genome shotgun sequence DNA encodes these proteins:
- the LOC128257704 gene encoding uncharacterized protein LOC128257704, with translation MFMQSAVSQGQRDTRTRLDPGSTEGRRWIMGLILGYTIMSLMVVKVASAAALYQQQHLQQQHLLHQQQSPNDIESSADEPTTTEPEQSDSDSDIDKMRAKLQQLQHEQQQQYLRQQQHQLQLHLQQMQATQGAAGETAYLLERADSNIAPIYGTWRTKAQRQQHQQHQQLQQQQQQQQHATSSHETDDTHVYERLPKRSATMTPLRGLLRDQMPRPPRLTTQDMQLSLGSPTPPPAPTKALLRRQYSETPGSRALRNQEEGYKPKPFHFPYEGPLPEQFSKGEARPELNNIQDILQHLHIGGVAPSNLPPMVMMPTGLHIAGSFKNLKSSGIGNFFRGKRNKKQLQFSIPMPMFPMTMPMPMSMPMPMQWYAPGVLPHQRVAIDQLYPYKPRSPQDVNLLAMQPLGNGKPLSKKKKKKQQQQLQQQQQQQLQEHGSHQHFVADPFVQHFPQSLLSLNATRQPQLKRVPFKVNLDIYPVLPPSRPASVMRHPFQQEYALPSAAALTGTTASGLHMGQGHGQYQTPFKFPTQQPVLFPDQATRYSQQQALYQAQAHKFPPPKSVHADEAIYGQSLGQGQGQGQGQGQGQGQGPVESQANPIMLHLNVFPKQKPTATIRSSTNPFYNHNMQRQTMNSNDLPPPNPPSPIEPRQAVNGNVTHLQQQQQHLQQLHPSLNQTQQQHQPTQQQHLQSLAGNRSSTISRSDHLPLIDFEHPIVAAELPDPVALTHIRQDHRYRKTPVDDHFRYQKSANIEQMAAEAQTASLFRFPVEDLIQFQVDDAL, from the exons ATGTTCATGCAGTCGGCAGTCAGTCAAGGACAACGAGACACTCGAACGCGACTGGATCCAGGCTCAACTGAAGGCAGACGGTGGATTATGGGCCTGATCCTGGGCTACACAATT ATGTCTCTCATGGTAGTCAAGGTCGCCTCAGCAGCAGCTCTTtatcagcagcaacatctgcagcagcagcatctaCTGCATCAGCAGCAATCGCCCAACGACATTGAGTCCTCGGCAGACGAGCCCACGACCACGGAGCCTGAGCAATCAGACAGCGACAGCGACATCGACAAGATGCGGGCCAAGttgcagcaactgcagcacgagcagcagcaacagtatctgcgccagcagcaacaccagttGCAGCTGCATCTGCAGCAGATGCAGGCCACGCAGGGGGCTGCTGGGGAAACCGCCTACTTATTGGAGCGTGCCGACAGCAACATTGCACCCATCTACGGGACGTGGCGCACGAAAgcgcaacggcagcaacaccagcaacaccagcaactccagcaacagcagcaacagcagcaacacgcAACATCATCGCACGAAACTGACGACACCCATGTGTATGAGCGTCTGCCCAAGCGATCGGCGACCATGACGCCTCTGAGGGGGCTGCTGCGTGACCagatgccacgccccccgcgCCTCACCACCCAGGACATGCAGTTGTCCTTGGGCTCGCCCACGCCCCCACCGGCGCCCACAAAGGCGCTGCTGAGACGTCAGTACTCGGAGACCCCGGGATCGCGAGCTCTGCGCAACCAGGAGGAGGGGTACAAGCCCAAGCCCTTTCACTTTCCCTACGAAGGCCCCCTGCCCGAGCAGTTCAGCAAGGGCGAAGCTCGTCCGGAGCTGAACAACATCCAGGATATACTGCAGCACCTGCACATTGGCGGTGTGGCGCCCAGCAATCTGCCACCCATGGTGATGATGCCCACGGGTCTACACATTGCCGGTAGCTTCAAGAACCTCAAGTCCAGTGGGATTGGCAACTTCTTCCGGGGCAAGCGCAACAAGAAGCAGTTGCAGTTCAGCATCCCCATGCCCATGTTCCCCATgaccatgcccatgcccatgtccatgcccatgcccatgcagTGGTATGCTCCGGGTGTGCTGCCCCACCAAAGGGTGGCCATCGATCAGTTGTACCCCTATAAGCCCCGTTCGCCGCAGGATGTCAATCTGCTGGCCATGCAGCCGCTGGGCAACGGGAAGCCCCTGtccaaaaagaagaaaaagaagcagcaacagcaactgcaacagcagcagcagcaacagttgcagGAGCACGGAAGTCATCAGCACTTTGTGGCAGACCCCTTCGTGCAGCACTTTCCCCAATCGTTGCTATCGCTGAATGCCACCAGGCAGCCGCAGCTTAAGCGGGTGCCCTTCAAGGTCAATCTGGACATATATCCGGTGCTGCCGCCATCGCGACCCGCGTCCGTGATGCGACACCCCTTCCAGCAGGAGTACGCCCTGCCCTCGGCGGCTGCCTTGACGGGCACCACGGCGAGCGGTTTGCACATGGGCCAAGGTCATGGCCAATACCAGACGCCCTTCAAGTTCCCCACCCAACAACCCGTGCTCTTTCCCGATCAGGCCACCCGATATAGTCAGCAACAGGCTTTGTACCAGGCGCAGGCCCACAAGTTTCCGCCGCCCAAGAGCGTGCATGCTGATGAGGCCATTTACGGCCAGAGTCTGGGACAGGGTCAAGGTCAGGGTCAAGGGCAGGGTCAAGGTCAAGGGCAGGGTCCGGTTGAGAGCCAAGCGAACCCCATTATGCTGCACTTGAACGTATTTCCCAAGCAGAAACCCACTGCCACGATTCGCAGCTCCACCAATCCGTTTTACAACCACAACATGCAGCGCCAGACGATGAACTCGAATGACTTGCCACCTCCCAATCCGCCAAGTCCAATAGAACCGAGACAGGCGGTCAACGGCAACGTTACTCacctgcagcaacagcagcaacatctgcaACAACTTCATCCATCGCTCAATCAaacccagcagcaacatcaaccgacacaacagcaacatctgcAATCGCTGGCCGGCAATCGTTCGAGTACCATTTCCCGCAGCGATCACCTGCCGCTGATTGACTTTGAGCATCCCATAGTGGCGGCCGAACTGCCGGATCCAGTCGCTTTAACCCACATTCGGCAGGATCATCGATACAGGAAGACGCCCGTGGACGACCACTTTCGCTACCAGAAGAGCGCCAACATCGAGCAGATGGCGGCCGAGGCCCAGACTGCCTCGCTCTTCCGCTTTCCCGTCGAGGACCTGATTCAGTTCCAGGTGGACGATGCTCTCTAA
- the LOC128257206 gene encoding LOW QUALITY PROTEIN: cadherin-23 (The sequence of the model RefSeq protein was modified relative to this genomic sequence to represent the inferred CDS: deleted 1 base in 1 codon) produces MLPLLLPFFLCLSLGLTAGQLVNHPPQFVPGTGDMSRFSLSENTPVGSPVFQLKGTDPEGGRLKYSISGPVFSVDRETGVVRLRQELDRETQDTVEVIISITDEGVYGTEPNTVSQRREIPVRDYNDNQPTFLGRPYTASVSESLPVGAELTVEPPIVVVDRDEGINAEVQMKCLEENDICDIFEVRAVKISDGNYTARVALKQPLDFESRPSYILTISASDSALDNRLSSLATISINVIDIQDQPPVFTNAPYSATVPENTPTGVSILTVKAVDGDVGIPRDIFLSLEDEPFGHFELVPFGDPREGTAVLQTTSEPLDRENAEILQNGGVYVFTVRATELIDGGIPAEHSLTRVTIVVTDVDDHQPTFSGPHFNVSITENLANGMPLPGLSIFVDDRDMGENSRYELSLRDVANSDGVFAVSPTEAQGRTPVVVKVLNASRLDYDVPNPELRKLEFDLVASVKGVEKAKSRVEIHLLDANDNAPVFDQTTYRFTAAEDLLVDALIGHVKATDADSGEFGHVRYVLKGFGADIFYVDPETGGLYLQKPLDYEKQSSYSLTVVAVDGGEREANANLFIGVTDVNDNHPNFESGEYSRTIREGAALFEPQFFVRAHDADGPTQGNGRVRYSIVSENSIAGNVFRIEPDTGEIVIQKAARSMDTERGEYELVVSATDFGTPPLSNTTRVLVRVGISGNQRPIFRGHFQNMENLPVIGPPSYRVSIPENAVAGSNVTSVSAHDPDGLDSLLRYRIVGANDNFEIDELSGLITVSPQARIDRDSNMNSFEIIVNAVDSGTPIPETATTTVYVNVKDINDERPRFEQNSYATYVSERTAVGESVLRVKAIDKDLNSKLEYGLVGPVTATTKAGVSITNRSNYRLQEAFRVDSHSGEIFVNGSLRHDVAAIIIFTVGVRDLNAEVDPEGQVDSTEVTVYVQSFQDTNPVFKNPGWSSSRPVIDVKIKEEMPIDSALFILQAEDPVTRQPITSFELVEPKQVDYFQVAERTGEVILKRRLDYEALGESGPEFELQVRANSADRQRSTVSRVNITVENVNDNSPRFEQSSYRATIIENRPHPERVIRVRALDKDAVLNARDERLGYHKIIYSLQGEHAMLFEINNTTGEITVGSGQIIDRERTPRIQLQIKAEDSPGRPTDAKQSVVELQIDVLDVNDNAPVFTQKKYSTVIPENAQIDSFVLQLEAVDADEGLGGEVHYELVNEGEANGLFKVDPKSGLVSTRRNLTGKGRAEPYVLIVRAQDNGNQLPKQPTLSTDTDVRIFIGDVSANDGVPYFVAPRVGQMANVTENAVIGAPVFQVIASDPDDENTPSGTITYRLLPDTPDAEAFIIDAHSGLITTRQSLDRETKNMYRILLEVSDNGQPKQSVTRILQIAVLDVDDHEPRFAREVDEGPLSMAVREEEPAGTIVGNFSALDEDLGDNAAIDYVIIEGNNEQLFTVERTNESLAILKTQKPIDREQVESFTLTVKCLKLGELGYKFVGDPYDRRDPSHLRITIRVLDIDDNLPQFEQPDPTVGIRINVPIDTVVTTLRASDADAEAPAIGLSIENVTFVPQFYKRSRSLAVGNLQGLFTLNNRTGELRTGGSFADYVDGYFLMRVMANNSVEPKRQAHSNLKVFVIRDKSLLKFVFARPPNEIQHNIRPFQEQLQKKLKPLGLELHVLDTQVFTRPDMSLDFTATSSCFQMFKNGAALSYNEMQKLMNSLQLRQELLDIYAAYGVSEVESCSVRRTHAAALFAGMLTSAGAWLVFLAALIGLAALVSLCTACCLKKKLKRHSKRSLQASLRTPTEHTPTSYSYSMPAVLYSEPIYGPL; encoded by the exons atgttgccgctgctgttgccgttTTTTCTATGCCTGAGCCTGGGCCTGACCGCCGGCCAACTGGTAAACCATCCGCCACAGTTCGTCCCCGGAACGGGCGATATGTCCCGCTTCAGCCTCTCGGAAAACACGCCCGTCGGCAGTCCCGTCTTCCAGCTGAAAG GCACCGATCCAGAAGGAGGTCGCCTGAAGTACAGTATCAGTGGACCAGTTTTCTCTGTGGATCGGGAGACTGGGGTGGTGCGCCTGCGTCAAGAGTTGGACCGAGAGACCCAGGACACCGTAGAGGTGATCATCAGCATTACGGATGAAGGTGTATATGGTACGGAGCCTAATACCGTCTCCCAGCGGCGGGAGATTCCAGTGCGGGACTACAATGACAACCAGCCGACTTTCCTGGGAAGACCCTACACCGCTAGTGTGAGCGAATCCCTTCCAGTGGGTGCGGAGCTAACTGTGGAGCCACCCATCGTGGTCGTCGACCGGGATGAAGGCATCAACGCCGAGGTTCAGATGAAGTGTTTGGAG GAAAATGACATTTGTGACATCTTCGAGGTGCGAGCAGTGAAAATCTCGGACGGAAACTATACAGCGCGAGTGGCACTAAAGCAACCACTGGACTTCGAGAGTCGTCCCTCGTACATCCTGACCATCTCGGCCTCGGACAGTGCCCTGGACAACCGCCTCTCCTCACTGGCCACCATATCCATCAATGTGATCGATATCCAGGACCAGCCGCCGGTCTTCACCAATGCCCCATACTCAGCAACTGTTCCGGAAAACACTCCTACAGGAGTGAGCATACTGACGGTCAAGGCCGTCGATGGGGATGTGGGCATACCCAGGGACATATTCCTGTCCCTGGAGGACGAACCCTTCGGACACTTTGAGTTGGTACCGTTCGGAGATCCCCGTGAGGGAACGGCCGTTCTGCAGACAACCTCCGAACCCCTGGATCGCGAAAACGCCGAGATTCTGCAGAATGGCGGGGTGTATGTGTTCACTGTTAGAGCCACTGAGCTGATAGACGGAGGCATTCCTGCCGAGCACTCGCTTACCAGAGTGACCATAGTGGTCACCGATGTGGATGATCACCAGCCCACTTTCAGCGGACCGCACTTTAATGTTTCCATAACAGAGAACCTGGCTAATGGAATGCCATTGCCGGGACTATCGATCTTTGTGGATGATCGCGACATGGGCGAGAACAGTCGGTATGAGCTTTCTTTGAGGGACGTGGCCAATTCAGACGGTGTATTCGCAGTCTCACCCACTGAAGCTCAAGGCCGGACACCGGTGGTTGTCAAGGTGCTGAATGCCAGTCGTTTGGACTACGATGTTCCAAATCCAGAACTACGGAAACTTGAGTTCGATCTGGTGGCTTCCGTTAAGGGTGTGGAAAAGGCAAAGTCTCGGGTGGAGATCCATCTGCTGGATGCTAATGACAATGCTCCGGTATTTGATCAGACCACTTACCGTTTTACGGCAGCTGAGGATCTTCTCGTGGATGCGTTGATAGGTCATGTGAAGGCCACCGATGCAGATTCCGGAGAATTTGGACATGTTCGCTATGTGCTCAAGGGTTTCGGGGCAGACATCTTCTATGTGGATCCGGAAACCGGAGGTCTTTACTTGCAGAAGCCACTGGACTACGAGAAGCAGAGCAGCTACAGCCTCACAGTGGTGGCC GTCGATGGAGGTGAACGTGAGGCGAACGCAAATCTCTTCATCGGGGTCACGGACGTGAACGACAACCATCCAAACTTCGAAAGCGGGGAGTACAGTCGCACCATCCGCGAAGGTGCAGCCCTCTTCGAGCCCCAGTTCTTTGTCCGCGCCCACGATGCAGATGGTCCCACACAGGGAAACGGTAGGGTTAGGTACTCCATTGTGTCCGAAAACAGCATAGCTGGGAATGTATTCCGAATCGAGCCGGATACGGGAGAGATTGTCATCCAGAAGGCGGCGCGATCCATGGACACGGAACGCGGCGAGTACGAACTGGTTGTTTCAGCTACGGATTTCG GCACACCTCCTTTATCAAACACCACTCGTGTTTTGGTACGGGTTGGAATCTCTGGAAATCAACGGCCCATCTTCCGAGGGCATTTCCAAAATATGGAGAACTTGCCGGTTATAGGACCGCCCAGCTATCGGGTTTCCATTCCCGAGAATGCCGTGGCAGGATCGAATGTCACTTCGGTATCTGCCCACGATCCGGATGGTCTGGACAGCCTGCTTCGGTACAGGATAGTGGGAGCCAATGACAACTTTGAGATTGATGAGCT TTCCGGCTTGATAACAGTCTCCCCGCAAGCCCGCATCGATCGCGACTCGAACATGAACAGCTTTGAGATCATAGTGAATGCCGTGGACTCGGGAACGCCAATTCCGGAAACTGCCACCACTACGGTTTATGTGAATGTGAAGGACATCAATGATGAGCGTCCCAGGTTTGAGCAGAACAGCTATGCGACCTACGTGTCTGAGAGGACAGCCGTGGGCGAGAGTGTCCTTCGGGTGAAGGCCATCGACAAGGACCTGAACTCGAAGTTGGAGTACGGACTGGTGGGTCCTGTCACGGCCACCACAAAAGCGGGTGTAAGCATCACCAATCGGAGCAATTACCGACTGCAGGAGGCCTTTCGCGTGGACAGTCACAGTGGTGAGATCTTCGTCAATGGTTCCCTTCGTCACGATGTGGCCGCCATCATCATTTTCACCGTGGGAGTGCGGGATCTCAATGCAGAGGTGGATCCCGAGGGGCAAGTGGACAGCACCGAGGTGACCGTGTATGTGCAGTCCTTCCAGGACACCAATCCCGTGTTCAAGAACCCCGGCTGGAGCAGCTCCCGACCCGTGATCGATGTAAAGATCAAGGAGGAGATGCCCATCGACAGTGCACTGTTTATTCTCCAGGCGGAGGATCCAGTGACCCGGCAGCCCATCACCAGCTTCGAGTTGGTGGAGCCCAAGCAAGTGGACTACTTCCAGGTGGCCGAGCGCACTGGCGAGGTGATCCTCAAGAGGCGACTGGACTACGAGGCTCTGGGTGAGTCTGGTCCCGAGTTTGAACTGCAAGTGCGGGCCAACAGCGCCGATCGTCAAAGGAGCACCGTCAGTCGGGTAAATATCACCGTGGAGAATGTGAACGACAATAGTCCACGGTTCGAGCAGAGTTCCTATCGAGCCACGATCATCGAGAACAGACCTCATCCGGAGCGAGTGATCCGGGTGAGAGCTCTGGACAAGGATGCAGTGCTCAATGCCCGGGATGAGCGTTTGGGCTACCACAAGATCATCTACTCGCTGCAGGGCGAGCATGCAATGCTCTTCGAGATCAACAACACCACTGGAGAAATAACCGTGGGCAGCGGACAGATCATCGATAGAGAGCGTACGCCCAGGATTCAGTTGCAGATCAAGGCGGAGGATTCCCCTGGACGTCCCACAGATGCCAAACAGAGTGTGGTAGAGCTGCAGATCGATGTCTTGGACGTGAATGACAATGCACCGGTGTTCACGCAGAAGAAATACAGCACTGTGATTCCGGAAAATGCCCAGATCGACTCTTTTGTTCTCCAACTGGAGGCTGTGGATGCGGACGAGGGTCTGGGTGGCGAAGTGCACTACGAACTGGTCAACGAGGGCGAGGCCAATGGACTCTTCAAGGTCGATCCCAAGAGTGGTCTGGTATCCACCCGACGTAATCTTACGGGCAAGGGTCGCGCCGAACCCTATGTGCTAATAGTACGAGCCCAGGATAATGGCAACCAACTTCCCAAGCAGCCCACCCTGTCCACTGACACCGATGTCCGGATATTCATTGGGGATGTGAGCGCCAACGACGGAGTGCCCTATTTTGTGGCTCCTCGTGTCGGTCAGATGGCCAATGTTACTGAG AATGCTGTCATTGGAGCCCCCGTATTTCAAGTGATTGCCAGCGATCCGGATGATGAAAACACTCCCTCTGGCACCATTACGTATCGCCTTTTGCCGGATACTCCGGATGCAGAAGCCTTCATCATAGACGCCCACTCGGGATTGATAACCACCAGGCAGTCTCTGGATCGAGAGACAAAGAACATGTACAGGATCCTGCTGGAAGTGAGTGACAATGGACAACCCAAGCAGTCGGTGACGCGAATTCTTCAGATTGCAGTTCTGGATGTGGATGATCACGAGCCTCGATTCGCCAGAGAAGTT GACGAAGGACCCTTGAGCATGGCGGTAAGAGAGGAGGAACCGGCTGGCACCATTGTGGGCAACTTCAGCGCATTGGACGAAGATCTAGGCGACAATGCGGCCATTGACTATGTCATCATCGAGGGCAACAACGAGCAGTTGTTTACGGTCGAGAGGACAAACGAGAGCCTGGCCATTCTCAAGACCCAAAAGCCCATCGATCGAGAGCAGGTTGAGTCCTTTACCCTGACAGTGAAGTGCCTGAAATTGGGCGAACTTGGCTACAAGTTTGTTGGCGATCCTTACGATCGCCGGGATCCCTCACACTTGCGCATAACCATTCGAGTGCTGGACATCGACGACAATCTGCCGCAATTCGAGCAGCCAGACCCCACGGTGGGTATCAGGATAAATGTACCCATCGACACAGTGGTGACCACTTTAAGGGCCAGCGATGCGGATGCCGAGGCTCCGGCCATTGGGCTTTCCATTGAGAACGTGACCTTTGTGCCACAGTTCTACAAGAGGAGTCGAAGTCTGGCAGTGGGCAATCTTCAAGGACTCTTCACCCTCAACAACCGAACTGGCGAGCTGCGAACTGGAGGCTCATTTGCTGACTACGTGGATGGTTACTTCCTGATGCGGGTGATGGCCAACAATTCAGTGGAGCCCAAACGACAAGCCCACAGTAACCTCAAGGTGTTTGTGATTCGTGACAAATCCCTGCTGAAGTTCGTCTTTGCCCGACCGCCCAACGAAATCCAGCACAACATTCGGCCCTTCCAGGAGCAGCTCCAGAAGAAGCTGAAACCGCTGGGACTGGAGCTGCATGTGCTGGATACCCAGGTGTTCACACGACCCGACATGAGTCTGGACTTCACTGCCACTAGTTCGTGTTTCCAAATGTTCAAGAATGGAGCAGCCTTGTCCTACAATGAGATGCAAAAGCTGATGAACTCGCTGCAGTTGCGACAGGAGCTGTTGGATATATACGCTGCCTATGGAGTTAGTGAAGTGGAGTCCTGTTCGGTGAGAAGGACTCATGCGGCGGCCCTCTTCGCGGGAATGCTCACCTCGGCAGGGGCGTGGCTGGTCTTCCTGGCCGCCCTCATTGGCCTGGCTGCCTTGGTTTCGCTGTGCACGGCCTGCTGTTTGAAGAAGAA gcTAAAACGTCATAGCAAACGGAGCCTGCAGGCGAGTCTACGGACCCCAACGGAGCACACACCCACCTCCTACAGCTACTCCATGCCCGCAGTCCTCTACTCCGAGCCCATTTACGGGCCCTTGTAG